From a single Planctellipticum variicoloris genomic region:
- a CDS encoding carboxylesterase/lipase family protein, with the protein MLPIHHIAAALVFAGSLTTDLLAANAPQVKVTGGLISGTSVVQDGQPIHVFKGVPFAAPPVGDLRWRPPQPVIGWQGVRPCVEYAPACPQPADGIYSFAYRQQSEDCLCLNVWTESLDASAKRPVMVWIHGGGNLIGGAGNPAYDGRHFAKAGVVLVSIQYRLGAFGYLAHPALTEEAQRLDGRAASGNYGLMDQLAALKWVQENIARFGGDPQRVTIFGESAGAANVTHLMASPLAKGLFHRAIAESGYFGEHTPHLKESSGIRSAGEENGQKFAERLDVTETDAAGLAALRKLPAEKILSIPMTIGGLSLGKNAFQFGPVVDGYVHAEEPHDVWAAGKMHPVPLIAGSNLDDGSVFSAGNPIRRLPGFRLVLRTMFGPDAARAEEIFPAKSDADVSAAAHQFITIMSFRAPARRLVRWEEAAGNEAWLYHFSRNPGTGRAERSGVFHGLEIIYVFGNAPVGTKDVDRQLSADMRQRWVNFAASGDPNGKPGDPVCRTVTPEWPAYRKATDEHLEFGDRVSVGRKLDADACDLVDRAAERRGRK; encoded by the coding sequence ATGTTGCCGATTCACCACATCGCAGCAGCCCTCGTCTTTGCCGGTTCCCTGACGACAGATCTGCTGGCTGCGAATGCGCCCCAGGTTAAAGTTACCGGCGGCCTGATTTCCGGGACCAGCGTCGTGCAGGACGGCCAGCCGATCCACGTCTTCAAGGGAGTTCCCTTTGCCGCTCCGCCGGTCGGAGACTTGCGCTGGCGACCGCCGCAGCCGGTGATCGGGTGGCAGGGAGTTCGGCCGTGCGTGGAGTACGCGCCGGCCTGTCCGCAGCCGGCGGATGGTATCTATTCCTTTGCCTATCGCCAGCAGTCGGAAGACTGTTTGTGTCTCAACGTCTGGACGGAGTCGCTGGACGCGAGTGCGAAGCGGCCGGTGATGGTCTGGATTCATGGCGGCGGGAATCTGATCGGCGGGGCGGGAAATCCGGCCTACGACGGTCGACATTTCGCAAAGGCTGGCGTCGTGCTGGTGAGCATCCAGTACCGACTTGGCGCGTTCGGCTATCTGGCTCACCCCGCCTTGACGGAGGAAGCCCAGCGGCTGGACGGCCGGGCCGCCTCTGGAAACTACGGGCTGATGGATCAGCTTGCGGCACTCAAATGGGTGCAGGAGAACATCGCCCGGTTCGGTGGCGATCCGCAGCGCGTGACGATCTTTGGCGAATCGGCCGGGGCGGCGAACGTGACGCATCTGATGGCGTCGCCCCTGGCCAAAGGGCTGTTTCACCGGGCGATTGCCGAGTCAGGATACTTTGGAGAGCACACGCCCCATTTGAAGGAAAGTTCGGGGATTCGTTCGGCGGGGGAGGAGAACGGCCAAAAGTTTGCCGAACGACTGGATGTCACTGAGACCGACGCAGCCGGGCTGGCGGCGCTGCGAAAACTGCCGGCTGAGAAGATCCTGTCCATTCCGATGACGATCGGCGGGCTGTCGCTCGGCAAGAACGCCTTTCAGTTCGGGCCGGTCGTGGATGGCTACGTCCATGCGGAGGAGCCGCACGATGTGTGGGCGGCGGGGAAGATGCATCCGGTCCCGCTGATCGCGGGGAGCAATCTCGACGACGGCTCGGTCTTCTCGGCGGGGAATCCGATCCGTCGGCTGCCGGGGTTTCGTCTGGTGCTGCGGACGATGTTCGGGCCGGATGCGGCCCGGGCCGAGGAGATCTTCCCGGCGAAGAGTGACGCGGACGTCTCCGCCGCGGCTCACCAGTTCATCACGATCATGAGCTTTCGCGCGCCGGCCCGGCGGCTGGTCCGCTGGGAGGAGGCGGCCGGGAATGAGGCGTGGCTGTATCACTTCTCGCGGAATCCGGGAACGGGTCGCGCGGAACGGAGCGGCGTCTTTCACGGGCTGGAGATCATCTATGTCTTCGGCAATGCGCCGGTCGGGACGAAAGATGTCGACCGCCAGCTCTCGGCGGACATGCGGCAGCGGTGGGTCAATTTTGCCGCCTCGGGCGATCCCAACGGCAAACCGGGCGATCCGGTCTGCAGGACCGTGACGCCGGAGTGGCCTGCGTACCGGAAGGCGACGGACGAGCACCTGGAGTTTGGCGACAGGGTGAGCGTGGGGCGCAAATTGGATGCGGACGCGTGTGACCTGGTGGATCGCGCGGCGGAACGGCGCGGGCGGAAGTGA
- a CDS encoding mandelate racemase/muconate lactonizing enzyme family protein: MSPSPASSPLQEHAYRRGPRITAIERVVPDHVMPGLLLIRIHTDAGTVDGVPVIGHGETYYAPHGVASVLHDWMARRLLGADALAIESHWRFLYERCTAFGGTGAELRAISAIDLALWDILGQLTKQPIWRLLGGPVRDRIPVYNSSGGPLYGGRKPGDASGQGWPGHGDGGKPGPLEDNWKSLNEPAELAQELYEAGYRAMKLWSFDGVYQQSGGLRVSWEDIDRGMAPFRTIREKLGHKMELMFDGHGFFALPAALRIAEAFREIQPLWLEDVIRPDSVETIVEFRQRAGVPIAVSEMLVSRDVYRQVLNQRGADYVMIDPTWVGGVSETRRIAELAQIYNVPVLMHDCTGPLTLFSGLHVSASVPGVTYQETVRAHIASLYPRLIDDKVVVQDGHIALPERPGLGVRLLEELFDTNHPQYRITRVP; this comes from the coding sequence ATGTCGCCGTCCCCCGCCAGCAGCCCCCTGCAGGAACATGCCTACCGTCGCGGCCCCCGCATCACCGCCATCGAACGCGTGGTCCCCGATCACGTCATGCCGGGACTGCTGCTGATCCGGATTCACACCGACGCCGGGACCGTCGACGGCGTGCCGGTTATCGGCCACGGCGAGACGTACTATGCTCCCCACGGCGTGGCCAGCGTCCTGCACGACTGGATGGCCCGCCGGCTGCTCGGGGCCGACGCCCTGGCCATCGAAAGCCACTGGCGGTTCCTCTACGAACGCTGTACCGCCTTCGGCGGCACGGGCGCGGAACTCCGGGCGATCTCCGCCATTGATCTGGCCCTCTGGGACATCCTCGGCCAATTGACAAAGCAGCCGATCTGGCGGCTGCTGGGCGGCCCCGTCCGCGATCGCATTCCCGTCTATAACAGCAGCGGCGGCCCTCTCTACGGCGGTCGCAAGCCGGGTGACGCCAGCGGACAGGGCTGGCCGGGCCACGGCGACGGCGGCAAGCCCGGCCCCCTCGAAGACAACTGGAAGAGCCTCAACGAACCCGCCGAACTGGCGCAGGAGCTCTACGAGGCCGGCTACCGCGCCATGAAGCTCTGGTCGTTCGACGGCGTCTACCAGCAATCGGGCGGCCTGCGCGTGAGCTGGGAAGACATCGACCGGGGAATGGCCCCCTTCCGCACGATCCGCGAGAAGCTCGGCCACAAGATGGAGCTGATGTTCGACGGGCACGGTTTCTTTGCGCTGCCGGCCGCGCTGAGGATCGCCGAGGCGTTCCGCGAGATCCAGCCTCTCTGGCTCGAAGACGTCATCCGGCCGGACAGCGTCGAGACCATTGTCGAATTCCGCCAGCGGGCGGGTGTGCCGATCGCCGTCAGCGAGATGCTCGTCTCACGCGACGTCTATCGGCAGGTCCTCAATCAGCGCGGGGCCGACTATGTGATGATCGACCCGACCTGGGTCGGCGGCGTCAGCGAAACCCGCCGCATCGCAGAGCTGGCCCAGATCTACAACGTCCCGGTCCTGATGCACGACTGCACCGGCCCGCTGACCCTCTTCAGCGGCCTGCACGTCTCCGCGTCCGTGCCGGGCGTGACCTATCAGGAAACCGTCCGCGCCCACATCGCCAGCCTCTACCCGCGACTCATCGACGACAAGGTCGTCGTGCAGGACGGCCACATCGCGCTGCCGGAACGACCAGGCCTGGGCGTGCGGCTGCTGGAGGAGCTGTTCGACACCAACCACCCGCAGTACCGGATCACTCGCGTGCCGTAG
- a CDS encoding HNH endonuclease → MSSRPSAQLRRKVVERADSRCEYCMIHQEDAVSTHQVDHVIAEKHGGKTALENLALSCMTCNLHDVQSSRGERPLVSGSRLKFHRTALQPADADLARALSA, encoded by the coding sequence ATGAGTTCCCGGCCCTCCGCGCAACTCCGCCGCAAGGTCGTTGAGCGGGCAGACAGCCGGTGCGAATACTGCATGATCCACCAGGAAGACGCCGTTTCCACGCATCAGGTCGATCATGTGATCGCGGAAAAACACGGCGGAAAGACGGCATTGGAGAACCTCGCACTGTCCTGCATGACGTGCAATCTTCATGACGTGCAATCTTCGCGAGGGGAGCGACCTCTCGTCAGTGGATCCCGTCTCAAGTTCCATCGTACCGCTCTTCAACCCGCGGACGCAGATCTGGCAAGAGCACTTTCGGCTTGA
- a CDS encoding alpha/beta hydrolase family protein — protein MSLVVPAWTRPFVIACWLILCVASVSGRPASAQALGQPDRGQPGDETIQAWLAAEARRLDGHFAQDVVSREDFDQKRAGWREEYLTMLGLSPLPERTPLHATITGTLDQGDYLVDCLHYQSRPQLYVTANIYRPKTTKPGEKLPAVLYVCGHAGRGRDGCKTAYQSNAIWLARHGYVCLIVDTLQLGEIAAIHHGTYREQRWWWHSRGYTSAGVECWNGVRGIDYLISRDDVDPARIGVTGISGGGAATFWIAAADDRVACAVPISGMSDLDAYVGNRVINGHCDCMFLHNSFAWPWTRIAELVAPRPLLFVNSDNDAIFPMDGNERIANRMERCYSLFGTGDRYDTLVSVGGHAYREDIRRGVFQFLNLHLKQDGRPVTDSEIDLVIKEGNNAIHPIPPERLRAFKTDADIPADQLNTTIDEHFVPLGQPGLPNDGGFAEWKSGLLAKLKRLSFHSFPERIPATDVAVLNGADLGQFVRTDIPGSFPVDVAMIQRTAEPKRVRLIVSLEQADEIPDGLSDESVYVVRPRGVGSTHWTQKNPPNYVERAHVLVGRTVDAERVREIIAVARAIKNAHRYLPLVISGDGAAGVLGAYAALWEADIDEVELKLPSLTHQSNDAPQFLNVLRVADVPEVLGMLAPRKLTIRGLTPAHLEATIQIYLAAGAGDKLVLQGR, from the coding sequence ATGTCGCTGGTCGTCCCCGCCTGGACTCGTCCCTTCGTCATCGCGTGCTGGCTGATCCTGTGCGTCGCATCAGTCTCCGGGCGCCCTGCATCCGCGCAAGCCCTCGGCCAGCCCGACCGCGGACAGCCCGGCGACGAAACGATCCAGGCCTGGCTGGCCGCTGAAGCGCGCCGGCTCGACGGTCACTTCGCCCAGGACGTCGTCTCCCGCGAAGACTTCGACCAGAAACGGGCCGGCTGGCGCGAAGAGTACCTGACGATGCTCGGCCTCTCGCCCCTTCCCGAACGGACGCCCCTCCACGCGACAATTACCGGCACGCTCGACCAGGGAGACTACCTCGTCGACTGCCTCCACTACCAGAGTCGCCCCCAGCTCTATGTCACCGCCAACATTTATCGGCCGAAGACGACAAAGCCCGGCGAGAAGCTGCCCGCGGTGCTGTATGTCTGCGGACACGCCGGCCGCGGACGCGACGGCTGCAAGACCGCCTATCAGTCCAACGCCATCTGGCTCGCCCGCCACGGCTACGTCTGCCTGATCGTCGACACCCTGCAGCTCGGCGAAATCGCCGCCATCCATCACGGCACCTATCGCGAACAGCGCTGGTGGTGGCACTCGCGGGGCTACACCTCGGCCGGCGTCGAATGCTGGAACGGCGTCCGCGGCATCGACTACCTCATCAGCCGCGACGACGTCGATCCGGCGCGGATCGGCGTCACCGGGATCAGCGGCGGCGGGGCCGCCACGTTCTGGATCGCCGCCGCGGATGATCGCGTCGCCTGCGCCGTTCCGATCAGCGGCATGTCCGATCTCGACGCCTACGTCGGCAACCGCGTCATCAACGGCCACTGCGACTGCATGTTCCTGCACAACAGCTTCGCCTGGCCCTGGACGCGGATCGCCGAACTGGTCGCTCCTCGGCCGCTGCTGTTCGTCAACAGCGACAATGACGCCATCTTCCCGATGGATGGCAACGAGCGGATCGCCAACCGGATGGAGCGCTGCTACAGCCTGTTCGGGACGGGAGATCGTTACGACACGCTGGTCAGCGTCGGCGGCCACGCCTACCGCGAAGACATCCGCCGGGGCGTGTTTCAGTTCCTGAACCTGCACCTCAAGCAGGACGGCCGCCCGGTGACGGACAGCGAAATCGACCTGGTCATCAAGGAGGGCAACAACGCGATCCATCCGATTCCGCCCGAGCGGCTGCGAGCCTTCAAGACCGACGCCGACATCCCCGCCGATCAGCTCAACACGACAATCGACGAGCACTTCGTCCCGCTCGGTCAGCCCGGGCTGCCGAATGATGGCGGGTTTGCCGAGTGGAAATCCGGTCTGCTGGCGAAGCTCAAGCGGCTCAGCTTTCACTCCTTCCCCGAACGCATCCCCGCCACCGACGTCGCCGTCTTGAACGGCGCCGACCTCGGCCAGTTCGTCCGGACCGACATTCCCGGCAGTTTTCCGGTCGACGTCGCCATGATTCAGCGGACGGCGGAACCGAAACGCGTCCGGTTGATCGTCTCACTTGAGCAAGCGGACGAGATTCCCGACGGTCTCAGCGACGAGTCGGTCTATGTCGTCCGACCCCGCGGCGTCGGTTCCACCCACTGGACGCAGAAGAATCCGCCGAATTACGTCGAACGAGCGCACGTCCTCGTCGGGCGCACGGTCGACGCTGAACGGGTCCGCGAGATCATCGCCGTCGCACGGGCGATCAAAAACGCCCACCGCTATCTGCCGCTGGTGATTTCCGGCGACGGGGCGGCGGGGGTGCTGGGGGCCTACGCGGCCTTATGGGAGGCCGATATCGACGAAGTCGAACTGAAACTTCCCTCGCTGACACACCAGTCGAACGATGCCCCGCAGTTCCTGAACGTGCTGCGGGTCGCCGATGTTCCCGAAGTCCTCGGCATGCTGGCCCCGCGGAAGCTGACCATCCGCGGGCTGACGCCAGCGCATCTTGAGGCAACCATCCAGATCTACTTGGCCGCAGGAGCTGGAGACAAACTGGTCCTCCAAGGTCGGTGA
- a CDS encoding ankyrin repeat domain-containing protein gives MAETLFSICCERNPDPADQPRRLTEVLKAGADIHETDKNGVTPLHYAVRFRSPAAVQTLIEHGADVNQACRRSGSTPLHRAVTQTGAPGTAGRGPEALEIVRLLIVAGADPSIVNKSGKTPADYAKDAAINSLLISAIKQSNSK, from the coding sequence ATGGCCGAGACCCTGTTCAGCATCTGTTGCGAGCGCAATCCCGACCCCGCCGACCAGCCCCGGCGGCTGACGGAGGTGCTCAAGGCCGGGGCGGACATCCACGAAACCGACAAGAACGGCGTCACGCCGCTCCACTATGCCGTGCGGTTTCGCAGTCCGGCCGCCGTGCAGACGTTGATCGAGCACGGCGCCGACGTGAATCAGGCCTGCCGCCGATCCGGCTCGACGCCGCTCCATCGAGCCGTGACGCAGACCGGCGCTCCTGGCACCGCGGGACGCGGACCGGAAGCTCTGGAAATCGTCCGGCTGCTGATCGTCGCTGGAGCCGATCCATCGATCGTCAACAAGTCGGGCAAGACGCCGGCGGACTACGCCAAGGATGCCGCGATCAATTCCCTGTTGATTTCTGCGATCAAGCAGTCGAATTCCAAGTGA
- the ilvA gene encoding threonine ammonia-lyase, biosynthetic has translation MEQRRLDYLQRILNARVYDVAIESSLDLAPKLSTRLGNQIWLKREDTQPVHSFKLRGAYNKMVRLTPAELARGVVCASAGNHAQGVALSARKLGCQAAIVMPVTTPALKSDAVRALGGKVILHGDSYSDAYAHALELESRHQYVFVHPFNDPDVIAGQGTVGMEILRQHQHPIHAVFVAIGGGGLISGVAAYIKAVRPEIKVVGVQMTDSDAMIQSVKAGRLVALRDVGLFSDGTAVKLVGDETFRLTQELVDDFVTVDADAVCAAIKDAFEETRSILEPAGAMGIAGMKQYIAQQRLRGEELVAITCGANMNFDRLRFVAERAEAGEEREALFAVTIPEERGSFKRLCETIGQRSVTEFSYRISDQREAHVLVGLSIGSRSEAPDIRRSLARQGFEALDLVDDELSKEHLRYMVGGRSRLGENERIYRFEFPERPGALMRFLSCMHPDWNISLFHYRNQGADYGRILVGIQVPDEDLPAFREFIDTLGYRGIDETANPVYQRFLR, from the coding sequence GTGGAACAGCGACGGCTGGACTATCTGCAACGAATTCTCAACGCGCGCGTCTACGATGTGGCGATTGAATCGTCCCTGGATCTGGCGCCCAAACTCTCGACCCGCCTTGGCAACCAGATCTGGCTGAAACGGGAAGACACCCAGCCCGTCCACAGTTTCAAGCTCCGCGGGGCCTACAACAAAATGGTGCGACTGACCCCTGCGGAGCTGGCGCGAGGGGTCGTCTGCGCCTCGGCGGGGAATCATGCCCAGGGTGTCGCTCTCAGCGCCCGCAAGCTGGGGTGCCAGGCGGCCATTGTCATGCCGGTCACGACACCGGCGCTGAAATCCGACGCCGTCCGGGCGTTGGGGGGCAAAGTGATTCTCCACGGCGACAGCTATTCGGACGCGTACGCCCATGCCCTGGAACTGGAGAGTCGCCATCAATACGTCTTCGTGCACCCGTTCAATGATCCGGACGTGATCGCCGGCCAGGGGACCGTCGGCATGGAGATCCTCCGGCAGCACCAGCATCCCATCCACGCCGTGTTCGTGGCGATTGGAGGCGGGGGGCTGATCTCCGGGGTCGCGGCGTATATCAAGGCCGTCCGGCCGGAGATCAAGGTCGTTGGCGTCCAGATGACCGATTCCGACGCGATGATCCAGTCGGTCAAGGCGGGTCGGCTCGTGGCCCTCAGGGACGTCGGCCTGTTTTCCGACGGAACCGCGGTCAAGCTTGTTGGAGATGAGACGTTTCGATTGACGCAGGAGCTGGTCGACGACTTTGTGACCGTCGATGCCGACGCCGTCTGCGCCGCCATCAAGGATGCCTTCGAGGAGACGCGAAGCATTCTGGAGCCGGCGGGAGCCATGGGCATTGCCGGGATGAAGCAATACATCGCGCAGCAGCGGCTTCGGGGGGAGGAGTTGGTGGCGATCACCTGCGGCGCCAACATGAATTTCGACCGGCTGCGATTTGTCGCGGAGCGGGCCGAAGCGGGCGAAGAACGGGAAGCGCTGTTTGCCGTCACGATTCCGGAGGAGCGGGGGAGCTTCAAGCGGCTCTGCGAGACGATCGGCCAGCGGAGCGTGACCGAGTTCAGCTATCGCATTTCCGATCAGCGGGAGGCCCATGTCCTGGTCGGACTGTCGATCGGCAGCCGCAGCGAAGCCCCCGACATCCGCCGCTCGCTCGCACGGCAGGGTTTCGAGGCGCTGGACCTGGTCGACGACGAGCTTTCGAAGGAGCATTTGCGATACATGGTGGGGGGAAGAAGCCGTCTTGGCGAGAACGAACGGATCTACCGCTTCGAGTTTCCCGAACGTCCCGGCGCGCTCATGCGGTTCCTCTCGTGCATGCATCCGGACTGGAACATCAGCTTGTTTCACTACCGCAATCAGGGCGCCGATTACGGACGCATTCTGGTTGGCATTCAGGTGCCGGACGAGGACCTGCCCGCCTTCCGGGAATTCATCGACACGCTGGGATACCGCGGAATCGACGAGACCGCGAATCCTGTCTATCAACGGTTTCTTCGCTGA
- a CDS encoding ribbon-helix-helix domain-containing protein → MTITLPLELDEFLKAEVAAGRFGSVEDAVRGAVEHLRLVRAEEGIRGQLAAGLRDLDEGRASEARTADDVAAIRLRILQKATGQQQAARGA, encoded by the coding sequence ATGACGATCACTCTCCCGTTGGAACTCGATGAGTTTCTGAAGGCTGAGGTCGCGGCTGGGCGATTCGGTTCGGTGGAGGACGCCGTGCGCGGCGCAGTGGAACATCTGCGACTGGTGCGGGCCGAGGAAGGGATCCGCGGCCAGCTTGCCGCGGGGCTCCGGGATCTGGACGAAGGTCGCGCCAGCGAAGCGCGAACCGCTGACGACGTTGCCGCGATCCGCCTGCGAATCCTGCAGAAGGCGACTGGACAGCAGCAGGCCGCTCGCGGAGCCTGA
- a CDS encoding type II toxin-antitoxin system RelE/ParE family toxin, whose amino-acid sequence MFWRLSDAAEADLVEITEFIARQDPGAAARLLDQCFDRFEMFVRQPLIGEACNHLAVGLRQFPAGNYVIFYRIAETTGVIEIVRVLHGARDLDAVIGGR is encoded by the coding sequence ATGTTCTGGCGTCTTTCAGATGCGGCGGAGGCCGATCTGGTCGAGATCACTGAATTCATCGCACGGCAAGATCCCGGTGCAGCCGCCCGCCTTCTCGACCAATGCTTCGATCGCTTCGAAATGTTCGTTCGGCAGCCTCTGATCGGCGAAGCCTGCAATCACCTGGCGGTCGGACTTCGCCAATTTCCCGCCGGGAACTACGTGATTTTCTATCGCATCGCAGAAACCACCGGTGTCATTGAAATTGTCCGGGTGCTCCATGGGGCAAGGGATCTTGATGCCGTGATCGGTGGACGTTAG
- a CDS encoding STAS domain-containing protein, translating to MSESLPFEATVIDGDILAIVLGENLDTATTPAFEQEVQRHLEAGYSKIILDCRHLGYVSSIGIGALITLQSRLRRKGGAVKLAAILGPVMQLLRLVRLDKVFDIYGDLEFARQSFYAQPAPEAVADEHAPMHVPFNNF from the coding sequence ATGTCAGAGTCCCTCCCTTTCGAAGCCACGGTCATCGACGGCGACATCCTCGCCATTGTCCTCGGCGAAAATCTGGATACCGCGACGACCCCGGCGTTCGAGCAGGAAGTGCAGCGGCATCTGGAGGCCGGGTACTCGAAGATCATCCTCGACTGCCGACATCTGGGCTACGTCTCCAGCATCGGCATCGGCGCCCTGATCACGCTGCAGAGCCGCCTTCGCCGCAAGGGTGGAGCGGTCAAGCTCGCCGCCATTCTCGGCCCGGTGATGCAGCTCCTGCGTCTCGTCCGCCTCGATAAGGTCTTCGACATCTACGGCGATCTCGAATTCGCCCGCCAGTCGTTCTACGCTCAGCCCGCCCCCGAAGCAGTCGCCGACGAGCACGCGCCGATGCATGTGCCGTTCAATAATTTCTGA
- the ahr gene encoding NADPH-dependent aldehyde reductase Ahr, producing MAVIEAWVAAAAKQQLVRQQIDLGPLGPDEVEVQVENCGMCHSDLSVLDDDWAMSQYPAVLGHEVVGRVVEVGSAAKGLSVGQRVGIGWTSGSCMYCRYCKSGDQHLCLQAQPTIVGHRGGFASRVRAHWAWTLPLPETLNAADAGPLLCGGITVFNPLAMHATPTSRVGIVGIGGLGHMGVKFAAAFGCDVTAITSSESKFDEARGFGANHVVSSRDSDAIKKLAGTLDLLIVTVNVSLDWDAMMSTLAQKGRMHVVGAVMNPIPLMAVPMIFGQKSVSGSPTGSPVAMETMLDFAARHKVTPQTEHFPMSRVNEAFEHLRAGKARYRIVLDADF from the coding sequence ATGGCAGTCATTGAAGCTTGGGTCGCTGCAGCCGCAAAGCAGCAGCTCGTCCGGCAGCAGATCGATCTCGGGCCGCTCGGCCCCGACGAAGTCGAGGTGCAGGTCGAGAATTGCGGCATGTGCCACTCCGACCTCTCCGTGCTCGACGACGACTGGGCAATGTCGCAATATCCGGCTGTACTCGGGCACGAAGTCGTCGGCCGGGTCGTCGAAGTCGGCTCGGCGGCCAAAGGACTGAGCGTCGGTCAGCGCGTCGGAATCGGCTGGACCTCCGGGAGCTGCATGTACTGCCGGTACTGCAAGTCCGGCGATCAGCATTTGTGTCTCCAGGCGCAGCCGACCATCGTCGGCCATCGGGGCGGGTTTGCGAGTCGCGTTCGCGCTCACTGGGCCTGGACGCTGCCGCTGCCGGAGACGCTCAACGCCGCCGACGCCGGGCCGCTCCTCTGCGGCGGAATTACCGTCTTCAATCCGCTGGCGATGCACGCCACGCCGACCAGTCGCGTGGGAATCGTGGGCATCGGCGGGCTTGGTCACATGGGCGTGAAGTTCGCGGCCGCATTCGGTTGCGACGTCACCGCCATCACATCGAGCGAGAGCAAGTTCGATGAAGCCCGCGGATTCGGGGCGAACCATGTCGTTTCCAGCCGCGATTCGGACGCCATCAAGAAGCTGGCCGGTACGCTGGACCTGCTGATCGTGACCGTGAATGTTTCGCTCGACTGGGACGCCATGATGTCGACTCTGGCTCAGAAGGGCCGAATGCATGTCGTGGGAGCGGTCATGAATCCGATCCCGCTGATGGCCGTCCCGATGATCTTCGGCCAGAAATCGGTGTCCGGTTCGCCGACCGGTTCCCCGGTGGCGATGGAAACGATGCTGGACTTCGCCGCCCGCCACAAGGTGACGCCGCAGACCGAGCACTTCCCGATGAGCCGGGTCAACGAAGCGTTCGAGCATCTGAGAGCCGGCAAGGCGCGTTACCGCATCGTGCTCGACGCCGACTTTTAG